GAGTTTGTGCACACATTAGCCTATTACTCTTGTGACAAATATACTTCGTTCAGATGGATGCTGATGTCCAATCAACCTCAGTCTTTGCATGGACGGTAAACCCATCGagataacaaaataaaaagcttGAAAATCAAATGAGACCAACCACGGTCTCATTTGCGTCGCGTAAGAGTCACATCACAGGatcttgattaaaaaaaagacagCAAGAGTAAAGAATAAAGATACACCAAAAAAGTACATACGcatggagaaaaaagttgataaaGGAGAACATTACCTTCCAAGCCAGAGAAAACCCAAGATGCTTAGCCAGAAGACTAGCAGAAATCCAACAGAACAAACAGAGGAAAGCAGCCAAAGAACCAGCTTTCCTATCCAAACACACATAGTACACAACATATGTCATGGTGAACGGAAGCCCAAAATTTGGTACGAGGCCAAGGCAACTCTGGAAAGGGCAATCAAAGAGAGGAGGGGTGAAGTAGAACAGCACAAGAAAAGTGAAGAAGATTGGCCAAATGAACAACATGTGTATCCATGTGTTCACTTGGTTGCTATGGTACGCTCCGTGGAAGGCGTATTGCCTCTCCAGATCAAACAACCCGTATTTTCCcatttccagagagagagacagagagagttaaagagagagagatgttgggGAACGTAGTTGGGTATTTGAAGGAAAAAGGAGATGAAGAAGAGAGGGGGAAATGTGGGGGAAAAGGGAGGGGAGGGAGATGGGTATTTAAAGGGAAAAGGAGATGACAGAGTAAGAGAGAGGTGGAAGTGTGGGGGAAAAGAGAGGGAAGGGAGATGGGTATGTAAAGGAAATGACAGAGTAATGCTTAGGATAGAAAGTGAGAAAGGAGAAATTGAAGATATTTTTTTCCTCTGCATTTGTTTGATTATTCAATGAAAGCAAAGTGAGAAAAGGAAATGAGGAAAGGGACGGTAAACATATTCTTCCCTTCCGATTGTTGGATGAAAGTAAAGTGAAAAAAGGATAATCACGAGGAAAGGAAGTGTAACAGTCTCGAGGGTTAGTCCAGTTGATTGGTAAGTTTGCCTCCACAAGTAATTTGTGTTCTGTTGTTGAATCAGATtgtaaaaaagtaattttttgtgaaattcctAATCTTAGCTTGGGTAGTCTACTTTTGACCGGGCCAAAAATGAGATTAGTTGATGTGCACGTAAGTTGGCCGACATACCCTAACcgcagggggaaaaaaaaaaggaagtgtaaCAAAAAGTAAAGATGAGATTTTTTTGTGCTTCCCACCCTGTAATTGTTTGATTCTAGTAATAAAATGAAAGCAAAGTGGAACAAATCTAAAGGAAGATTTAAGAAAAGCTAGAATCCTCCCCTTACTTATCCTCTGttgttctttcctcttttcctttCACTTCTATTTGTTgaaaaccaaaatgaaaagTTTATTATTTGTTTTCATAGCATTTTCCGTTTGTTTTTCTTTGCAAAACCTAAGGAAAACCAGTACTTAGTACTCCAGTTTCTTCGCTGTAACTTCTCTTTTATGGTGCAAAATAGGAGTATTTTCTTGTAAAAGCTTTTGCTGTTAATTTGGttagaaaaaaaagagtataaattaaaaactttttgtaacaagtaaaattaaatattttcctttCACACGTACAGTACAGTACAGTACAATATCGTTTTCCGAAGTCGTGTTTGATTCGTCATATTGACTGATAATTTATTGCTCACTCTGATCAATATTGACTGATAATTTATGTGTTTCACAACTCAAGCTAGACTTGGACTGGACACTAAAACGTAGTGTTCTCTTCTTCAACCCAACCCGATGGTCCccatccttctctctctagaattcctaGAATCCCCTCGTCCGTCCACCGTCcttctatctctatctctatctctctatctctaaaTTAATCAATCTCTGGTCTACTGCATCAAATCTATCAGATCCGTTAATTTTTAGAGTCATTCTATCACTACAC
This DNA window, taken from Rhododendron vialii isolate Sample 1 chromosome 8a, ASM3025357v1, encodes the following:
- the LOC131336276 gene encoding 2-hydroxy-palmitic acid dioxygenase mpo1-like, whose translation is MGKYGLFDLERQYAFHGAYHSNQVNTWIHMLFIWPIFFTFLVLFYFTPPLFDCPFQSCLGLVPNFGLPFTMTYVVYYVCLDRKAGSLAAFLCLFCWISASLLAKHLGFSLAWKVVLGVQLFCWTTQLIGHVVFEKRSPPLVENFAQALLMVPYFVLLEALQSFFGYEPYPGFNASVKARKDAEIQNLKDDKEKKIS